In a genomic window of Telopea speciosissima isolate NSW1024214 ecotype Mountain lineage chromosome 5, Tspe_v1, whole genome shotgun sequence:
- the LOC122660783 gene encoding transcription factor bHLH80, translating into MQPHMGISGGGGGGGGGGAGGFETTRLSRFRSAPAPWFDSLLQDDELIPQTQCLSQAPVNSSSTPSFRNSENYSSAESDPNFFQTSMAAPSHSFFRQNSSPAEFFSQLNSSSGLGGDEFVSSFMGSHEFPPLPDFTSNKRGRERNSEQEAADLAQVRGEHSGNSQGGMSGFLDMEMEKLFADSVPCRVRAKRGCATHPRSIAERVRRTRISDRIRKLQELVPNMDKQTNTADMLEEAVEYVKLLQKQIQELSEHQRKCKCSGRE; encoded by the exons ATGCAACCACATATGGGTATTagcggtggaggaggaggaggaggaggtggtggtgccGGTGGTTTTGAAACCACAAGGCTTTCAAGGTTCCGGTCAGCTCCGGCGCCTTGGTTTGATTCTCTGCTTCAAGATGACGAGCTTATTCCACAAACCCAATGTCTCTCTCAAGCTCCTGTGAACAGTTCATCAACACCCAGTTTCAGGAACTCTgaaaattacagttctgccgaGTCTGACCCCAACTTCTTCCAGACCTCCATGGCTGCTCCTAGTCACAGTTTCTTCAGACAGAACAGTTCTCCAGCGGAATTTTTTTCTCAGTTGAATTCATCTTCAGGTCTTGGGGGTGATGAATTCGTTTCAAGTTTTATGGGTAGTCACGAGTTTCCTCCGTTGCCTGATTTTACCTCAAATAAGCGAGGAAGGGAGAGAAATTCTGAGCAAGAAGCAGCTGATTTGGCTCAAGTG AGAGGAGAGCACAGTGGCAATTCCCAAGGTGGGATGTCTGGTTTCTTGGATATGGAGATGGAGAAGCTTTTTGCGGATTCTGTTCCTTGTAGAGTTAGAGCAAAGCGTGGCTGTGCGACTCATCCTCGCAGCATCGCAGAGAGG GTTCGTAGGACTAGAATCAGTGACCGGATAAGGAAGCTTCAAGAGTTAGTGCCCAATATGGACAAG CAAACGAATACTGCAGACATGTTGGAGGAAGCAGTTGAGTATGTGAAGCTCCTACAGAAACAGATTCAG GAACTCTCTGAGCATCAGAGGAAATGCAAGTGCTCAGGTAGAGAATAG
- the LOC122661585 gene encoding pentatricopeptide repeat-containing protein At4g39530-like produces MDILPCCSYLPYAKPIFLSKHSPPKLPNPSNQRNRSLKSVTTQNNILLCSYSKSKSLDQTIQLFRLLSLRDTVTWNIVISTCLRKHCYATALYLFFEMIHSSSCQPDNLTFRTVLKVCAETDNYPLALQIHAFMVKLPFLWSSDLITGTCLINLYCKYGEMKVAHDIFDIIPLRDVVAFTTLMVGYTEMGNYEEAMRMYRIMVEIENLVPNEFALTGCLKACAGGYFLFEGEQLHAYIVKASIQSDVFVSTALVDMYAKCDRMDFAEMVFFETPAPSVISWNALMAGNLGGEEVLHFFSMMRESGASPDHVTFGTVLRACKNITLTLVQQIHGLLTKVMGTEVDVFVGGALFGLYVNHGCASDAREVFERIHHKDVGAFNMAIKDYILNGFMNEGIGLFHEVLQMEMEPNEATLLSLVTRVQDLNQGKQLHAIVIKFGFSAASGGGHGALVASSLIVMYTDLQSLDDAIQLFNTIHAPDLVLWTSIISGFSRSGEFEKALELYVVMLLDGLVEPPNHFTSSSVLQSCANLAAVEEGKQVHAQIIKSHCQIESDLFIANGLVDMYAKCGYITEARKLFDKMMVQDLASWNAMITGLARNGYGDTAIEIFEELLRTPNLQPNHVTYVGVLSACSHSGLLEAGYRYFHMIVDPTIDHYACLVDLLARAGHLEEASNLIKEMPFEPNEVIWSSLLAASCTHGNIGLSEYSAEHLLSLNPADPGTYVALSNMYAAAGRWEDANKVRNLMKDQGVKKLPGCSWLMINGRTHVFFAS; encoded by the coding sequence ATGGATATCCTGCCTTGCTGCAGTTATTTACCTTATGCCAAACCCATCTTCTTGTCCAAACATTCACCACCTAAGCTCCCAAACCCTTCGAACCAACGCAATCGCAGTCTCAAATCAGTCACTACCCAAAACAATATTCTCTTGTGCTCGTACTCCAAATCCAAAAGCTTGGATCAGACCATCcaactctttcgtctcctctcCTTACGTGACACTGTTACATGGAACATAGTCATATCCACATGTTTGCGCAAACACTGTTATGCAACTGCTCTCTATCTCTTCTTTGAAATGATCCATTCTTCCTCTTGCCAACCAGACAACCTCACCTTCAGAACTGTTCTCAAGGTATGTGCTGAAACAGACAATTATCCACTTGCTTTGCAAATCCATGCTTTTATGGTAAAGCTACCATTTCTGTGGTCTTCTGATCTGATTACTGGCACTTGTTTAATCAATCTTTACTGCAAATATGGAGAAATGAAAGTTGCACACGATATCTTTGACATAATTCCTCTACGAGACGTTGTTGCTTTCACCACATTGATGGTGGGCTACACTGAGATGGGAAATTATGAGGAGGCAATGAGGATGTACAGAATTATGGTAGAGATTGAAAATTTGGTTCCGAATGAGTTTGCCTTAACTGGTTGTTTAAAAGCCTGTGCAGGgggttattttttgtttgaggGAGAACAACTCCATGCTTATATTGTTAAAGCATCTATACAGTCTGATGTATTTGTTAGTACTGCCCTGGTTGATATGTATGCTAAATGTGATAGAATGGATTTTGCAGAAATGGTGTTCTTTGAGACTCCAGCTCCAAGTGTGATTTCATGGAATGCTTTAATGGCTGGTAATTTGGGTGGTGAAGAAGTTCTGCACTTCTTTTCTATGATGCGGGAGTCTGGTGCAAGTCCTGATCATGTGACGTTTGGCACTGTTCTTCGAGCCTGTAAAAACATTACCCTGACTTTAGTTCAGCAGATACATGGCCTTCTCACGAAAGTGATGGGGACTGAAGTGGATGTGTTTGTGGGTGGTGCTCTTTTTGGGTTGTATGTGAATCATGGATGTGCATCAGATGCAAGAGAAGTTTTTGAAAGGATTCACCATAAAGATGTTGGGGCTTTCAACATGGCAATTAAAGATTACATTCTTAATGGTTTTATGAATGAAGGAATTGGTTTGTTTCATGAAGTCTTGCAGATGGAAATGGAGCCAAATGAAGCCACATTATTGTCACTTGTTACAAGAGTACAAGATTTGAATCAGGGGAAACAGTTGCATGCTATAGTCATCAAATTTGGGTTTTCTGCTGCTTCTGGGGGTGGTCATGGTGCTTTGGTAGCTAGCTCACTCATTGTAATGTACACAGACCTCCAGAGCTTAGATGATGCAATCCAACTCTTTAATACAATTCATGCTCCTGACCTGGTTTTATGGACCTCTATCATCTCTGGTTTTTCTAGAAGTGGGGAATTTGAAAAGGCTCTAGAACTCTATGTTGTCATGTTGTTGGATGGATTAGTAGAACCCCCTAACCATTTCACCTCTTCTAGTGTCCTGCAATCATGTGCGAACCTTGCTGCAGTTGAAGAAGGAAAGCAGGTCCATGCTCAGATTATTAAGTCTCATTGCCAGATAGAATCAGACCTATTCATTGCCAATGGCTTGGTGGATATGTACGCCAAGTGCGGATACATTACAGAAGCAAGAAAGCTTTTCGATAAGATGATGGTGCAAGACTTAGCCTCATGGAATGCCATGATTACAGGCCTTGCACGAAATGGATATGGAGATACAGCAatagaaatttttgaagaattaCTGAGAACACCAAATCTGCAGCCCAACCATGTAACATATGTAGGAGTCCTATCTGCATGCAGCCACAGTGGCCTGCTGGAAGCTGGGTATCGATATTTCCATATGATTGTAGATCCCACAATTGATCATTATGCCTGTCTGGTTGATCTCCTTGCACGGGCTGGACATCTAGAGGAAGCGAGTAATCTCATTAAAGAAATGCCTTTTGAACCAAATGAAGTTATTTGGTCATCGTTACTTGCAGCTAGTTGTACTCATGGGAACATCGGGCTCAGTGAGTATTCAGCAGAACATCTTTTGAGTTTGAACCCTGCAGATCCTGGGACTTATGTTGCACTCTCTAACATGTATGCTGCAGCAGGAAGATGGGAGGATGCCAATAAGGTTAGGAATTTAATGAAAGATCAAGGAGTGAAAAAACTCCCTGGTTGCAGTTGGTTAATGATAAATGGGAGGACCCATGTTTTCTTTGCATCATAG